A region of Trypanosoma brucei brucei TREU927 chromosome 1, complete sequence DNA encodes the following proteins:
- a CDS encoding hypothetical protein, unlikely (GPI-Anchor Signal predicted for Tb927.1.3590 by DGPI v2.04 with cleavage site probability 0.12900001 near 79) yields the protein MHPVPQAPYLSSPSPLFPNRGWCWQRPLRIFCPFFSAPLRAASSRRCHRPFLSIRFKKRCCNNPLLLGVVEAILPEPHSPAIPPVILRVFTPPS from the coding sequence ATGCACCCAGTTCCTCAAGCACCGTACCTTTCTTCGCCCTCACCATTGTTCCCCAATCGGGGGTGGTGCTGGCAGCGACCCTTGCGCATTTtctgtccttttttttccgcacCGTTGCGCGCCGCCAGCAGTAGACGCTGCCATCGCCCTTTCCTATCAATTCGCTTTAAGAAGAGGTGTTGCAACAACCCCCTTCTATTGGGGGTGGTGGAGGCGATACTGCCGGAACCGCATTCACCCGCAATTCCGCCCGTGATCTTGCGTGTTTTTACCCCTCCTTCCTAA
- a CDS encoding hypothetical protein, unlikely (unlikely gene predicted by glimmer) encodes MASDNISYAVVEPLLLLHQKHVNPSDDEFTLPCRLSFAMKKLAHVP; translated from the coding sequence ATGGCTTCGGATAATATCAGCTACGCCGTAGTTGagccgctgcttctgctccATCAGAAACATGTGAATCCTTCTGATGACGAATTTACACTACCTTGCCGACTTTCCTTCGCCATGAAAAAATTGGCGCATGTGCCCTGA
- a CDS encoding hypothetical protein, unlikely (unlikely gene predicted by glimmer) has product MGAHRRLRLFHKKSFEIEKRQKKKKRLWGTTNTAGGVRTLLYRGGGILLVTDCFHYLPHLMQVGTCFPSSQCHRF; this is encoded by the coding sequence ATGGGGGCACACCGGAGGCTACGTTTGTTTCACAAGAAGTCCTTCGAAATtgaaaaaagacagaaaaagaagaagcgtcTGTGGGGAACAACAAATACGGCGGGTGGAGTGAGGACTCTGCTGTACCGTGGAGGAGGAATTCTGTTGGTTACCGACTGCTTTCATTACCTTCCACATCTAATGCAGGTCGGGACGTGTTTCCCCTCGTCGCAGTGTCACCGCTTCTGA
- a CDS encoding hypothetical protein, unlikely (gene predicted by glimmer), protein MRLHNAVPTRHLPPSLPEGEGPCPTQHFLSRDAQHLLTYINQPPDKQSQKKATHTPRKNNEMKASVLEPLFYQ, encoded by the coding sequence ATGCGCCTACATAATGCAGTTCCAACGCGACATCTTCCCCCATCCCTTCCAGAGGGTGAAGGCCCATGTCCCACACAACATTTTCTCTCTAGGGACGCGCAACATCTTCTTACATACATAAACCAACCTCCTGACAAACAATCGCAAAAAAAGGCGACCCACACCCccagaaaaaacaacgaaatgAAAGCTTCTGTACTGGAGCCGCTTTTCTATCAGTGA
- a CDS encoding hypothetical protein, unlikely (unlikely gene predicted by glimmer): MIGLMKLSLPVRAGGLYTWSRFKGQSALGKGEHVLAHMSCENLRRENEFHGLKNLGES, from the coding sequence ATGATTGGTTTGATGAAACTGAGCCTTCCAGTGCGTGCGGGAGGTTTGTACACGTGGTCACGCTTCAAAGGCCAGTCAGCtttggggaagggggaacaTGTTCTGGCTCACATGTCCTGCGAGAACTTGAGACGTGAGAATGAATTTCATGGACTAAAGAACCTGGGAGAAAGCTAA
- a CDS encoding expression site-associated gene (ESAG) protein; expression site-associated gene 8 (ESAG8), producing MNQSTSANCVYGYPPRWKVGCGMCQKRWAVSMESIPCGHVFCSTCFPEIKVCPLCCGEVASRRPAFRCASALDRVRARRNYVGPTAFYNDCSQKTGKTVVDPMRLTRGMGGMVPSKLFERIKKSEESNWKVMDLSGCTELLDARLLTMLASLEELNLAGYPRVRHDLEVIASLNNLVRLYLDETDADDRCIFKIRNKSLLHLSCVSCRRITDVRPLAETTTLQKLSLAGCKNIEFGLEEICELPHIRKLNLRGTQMNDACISKLSRNSNLLELDCGDCLEITDVKPLAKSKKLEVLTLEGCENIIRGLVDLCALPDVRQMNFSGTAADNACISKLGKSKKLVSLFCEQCPRVTNIRPLAKIKTLEFLSLSGSINISRGVGRICDNQWIRGLNFSDVDVRETDVMALADCDYLVSLNLSGCLEMTDLDAIEGCMSLESLSLCDCRDLADITSLRECRFLKTLDLSGCSSLCDISALRECARLKTLVLSRCTGLRDLSGLGECATLVSLDLSECHSLVDISALGGCVNLVALYLRGCNGLQDLNALKEWKSLRMLDLSGFRKLEDVTALRGGRNWLTLNLSNCENLKEAWLDGHDCRDLLALDLSNCENLKEVWLDGCRQLANLNLSNCKNMWYIHGQTECKGLVTLNLYNCGTIQNGIGDLLKLPRLTVLHIDYNNADRQSIENLRNKGLEIVMEEEEEEEEEGSEYTSEDEGC from the coding sequence ATGAACCAATCCACTTCAGCCAACTGCGTGTATGGTTATCCACCACGGTGGAAAGTGGGGTGTGGCATGTGTCAAAAGAGATGGGCGGTCTCCATGGAGTCAATACCATGCGGACACGTATTTTGCAGCACATGCTTTCCAGAAATAAAAGTATGCCCTCTGTGTTGTGGCGAAGTTGCTTCAAGGAGGCCAGCTTTCCGTTGTGCGTCGGCGCTTGACCGAGTAAGGGCAAGAAGAAATTATGTGGGCCCCACTGCCTTCTATAATGATTGCAGCCAAAAAACTGGCAAGACAGTGGTCGATCCCATGAGGTTGACGAGGGGAATGGGAGGGATGGTGCCGTCCAAACTTTTTGAACGAATCAAGAAGTCGGAAGAAAGCAACTGGAAGGTTATGGACTTATCGGGTTGCACTGAGCTGTTAGACGCCAGACTCCTCACTATGCTCGCCTCTTTGGAGGAGCTAAATCTCGCCGGTTACCCCAGAGTCAGGCACGATCTTGAGGTCATTGCGTCCCTGAACAACCTGGTGAGATTGTATTTGGATGAAACTGATGCGGACGATAGATGTATTTTTAAAATCAGAAATAAAAGCCTTCTCCACCTGAGTTGCGTTAGTTGCCGTAGGATAACGGATGTAAGACCCCTCGCTGAGACCACAACCCTCCAAAAACTATCGCTTGCAGGTTGCAAGAACATCGAGTTTGGCCTGGAAGAAATATGCGAGTTACCCCATATACGAAAACTAAACTTGAGGGGGACACAGATGAATGACGCGTGCATCTCGAAACTGAGTCGAAACTCGAATCTCCTGGAGTTGGATTGTGGAGATTGCCTCGAAATAACGGATGTCAAGCCCCTGGCTAAGTCAAAAAAACTCGAGGTTTTGACCCTGGAAGGGTGTGAAAATATAATCCGGGGGCTGGTAGATCTTTGCGCGCTTCCCGATGTACGGCAGATGAACTTCAGCGGCACAGCCGCGGACAATGCTTGTATCTCAAAATTaggcaaaagcaagaaattGGTTAGTCTTTTCTGTGAGCAATGCCCGCGTGTAACGAACATCAGACCGTTagcaaaaattaaaacacTTGAGTTTTTGTCGCTCAGTGGCTCCATAAATATCAGCAGGGGAGTGGGTAGGATTTGTGACAATCAGTGGATTCGGGGGCTCAATTTTAGTGACGTGGACGTGAGAGAGACTGACGTAATGGCATTAGCGGACTGTGACTACCTCGTTTCGTTAAATCTTTCTGGGTGTTTAGAGATGACCGATTTGGATGCAATAGAGGGTTGTATGTCGTTGGAGTCACTGAGTCTTTGCGACTGTAGGGATCTCGCTGACATCACGTCGCTGCGGGAATGCAGGTTTTTGAAAACGTTAGATCTTTCCGGGTGCTCGAGCCTCTGTGACATAAGTGCACTAAGAGAATGTGCGCGCCTGAAAACCCTTGTTCTCTCGCGGTGCACGGGGTTGAGGGATTTGAGTGGGCTGGGCGAATGTGCAACATTGGTGTCTCTCGATCTTTCTGAATGTCATAGCCTTGTTGACATAAGTGCACTTGGGGGATGTGTAAATTTGGTGGCACTTTACCTGCGGGGTTGCAATGGTCTACAGGATTTGAACGCATTGAAGGAGTGGAAAAGTCTGAGAATGCTTGATCTCTCTGGTTTCCGGAAACTCGAGGACGTCACCGCACTGAGGGGGGGTAGGAATTGGTTGACTTTAAATCTCAGCAACTGTGAGAACCTGAAGGAGGCGTGGTTAGATGGTCATGATTGCAGGGACCTCTTGGCCCTTGATCTCAGCAATTGCGAAAACCTCAAAGAAGTATGGTTGGACGGATGCAGGCAACTTGCTAATTTGAATCTCAGCAACTGCAAGAACATGTGGTACATTCACGGCCAAACAGAATGCAAGGGGTTGGTGACGCTTAATCTTTACAACTGTGGAACGATACAGAACGGTATTGGGGATCTTCTGAAGCTCCCACGCTTAACGGTCCTTCATATTGATTACAATAACGCCGACAGACAGTCAATAGAAAATCTGAGGAACAAAGGATTGGAGATAGTgatggaagaagaagaggaagaggaggaggaggggagcgAGTACACAAGCGAGGATGAAGGTTGTTAA
- a CDS encoding hypothetical protein, unlikely (unlikely gene predicted by glimmer), with translation MLQNMSNILDRTCWSCFFFFLKRKYSYMRRGTSTYPTTGCPLKKHEGGSHCPRARNWTASAGDIVGNGRRAEVGLARLKSAFFFVT, from the coding sequence ATGCTACAAAACATGTCCAACATTCTCGATCGCACGTGTTggtcatgtttttttttttttttgaaacgcAAGTACAGTTACATGCGAAGGGGCACATCGACTTATCCAACGACGGGTTGCCCCCTCAAAAAGCACGAAGGAGGGTCCCACTGTCCAAGGGCAAGAAATTGGACGGCAAGCGCGGGGGACATAGTGGGGAATGGGCGGCGTGCTGAAGTAGGCCTCGCGCGCCTGAAAAGCGCGTTTTTCTTCGTCACATAG